Within the Dolichospermum compactum NIES-806 genome, the region TTAGTAATCAGAGTTTTGCCACCTAAAGCATCAAACACCAAACTAAACATTGAAGAACAGAATAAAATCATCACCACTAAAGCAGTAATTACTGCCGTAGAATGAGCAGCATCACGAATTAATTGTGGTGTTAACCGTTTATTAAAAGCAGCCAAAATAGAAGCCCCAACAGCACCTACAGCCCCCGCTTCTGTGGGAGTTGCCACACCAAAGAATATACTACCTAACACCGCAAAAATTAAAATAATTGGGGGAACAACTGCTTTAAAAACTTGTTTAATTAATTGAGTACCTTCAGGAATTACGACATCATCTGGTATCATTGGCACTTTTTCCGGTTGAAAAAAAGCTAGTCCGATAATGTAGAGAATATAAGAACCAGATAACATTAATCCCGGAATTAATGCCCCTAAAAATAAATCTCCCACAGAAACACCAATTTGATCACTGAGAATCACTAAAACTAAACTTGGAGGAATTAACTGGGCTAAAGTACCAGAGGCAATAATTACTCCTGAAGCTAATTTTTTATCATAGCCATAGCGTAACATGAGCGGTAATGATAACATTCCCATGACAATTACTGTGGCGGCTACGACTCCAGTTGTGGCTGCTAAAACAGTTCCCACTAAAACAACTGCTAAAGCCAATCCGCCGCGAACACGACTTAACACAATGCCAATAGTTTCTAATAACTCTTCTGCTAATCCTGACTTTTCTAGAACTGCACCCAGAAACACAAAGAAGGGAATAGCAAGTAAAGTAAAGTTCGACATTGTGCCAAACCAACTATTAGGTAATAGGAGAAGACGCGCTGGATTAAAAGCCCCAACTGCTGTACCCATGAGTCCAAAAGCAATGGCTGTGCCGGCAAAGGAAAAAGCGACAGGAAAGCCACTCATGAGAATAAAGAAAAAGCCGACAAACATTAAAACTGCTAACCATTCAAAACCCATATTTTCCCCTACTCAATATTGATATTTTCTGAAGTTTCTAAACGAATTTGTTCTGCCACTTGGTGATAGCCTAGTAGTACGGCTAAATATTTAATTGCTTGAGAAATACTTTGTAAAAGCAGCAATAATAAAGCTACGGGAACCATAGTTTTAATTGGGGCGCGGGGTAAACCGTTAGCGTCAGAGGATATTTCCCAAGTTCCCCAACTACCATCACTTAATCTCCCCCAAGATTGTAAAACCGGATTGATTGTCACCCAAATACCGATTAAACAAAAGGGAATTAAAAATAAAACTGTTCCCATAAAATCAACTAAGGCGCGTTTTTTTTGACTCATATTAGTATAGAGAAAATCAACACGTACATTTTCCCCATGACGTAAAATATAAACAAAGCCGAATAAGAATGTGAGAGAAAATAAATACCATTGCAGTTCTAATAAGGCATTAGAAGACAATTGTACGCCAATGAAACGACCCATATAACGGGCGACAACATTGAAAAAACCGACTCCAATTGTCAATAAAACCAGCCAATTTGATAACCATCCCAATTTATCAGCACCATTGTCAATAAATTGGGAAAATCTTAATAGCTTACTGATGAAAGCAAATCTTTTTGAGTTACGCATAGAACATAATAAATTAAAGGCAAGACCTGACAATACAGTCAGCTAGGGAATAAATTCCCTGCCTAATAGCTCAAGTCTGTTAAAACAGACTCAGAAATTTCCCCAGTGTTTTTATCTCGTTATCTCGTTCCCAGTCTCTGACTGGGAATGACCTAATGGAGGCTATGCCTATTTTGTTATTGAAGGCAGAGCCTTCTGGAATTCATTCCCATACAGAGTATGGGAACGAGAAATTATTACTATTAATTAAGCAATTTTTCCACCTCCAAAATATCCAAATTTGTCAATTGTGCCACTTGTTCTACAGACATTCCATTCTGTAACAAATTAATGGCAACTTGTCTTAATTGCAATTCAGCTTTTTCTGCTCTTTGTTGTGTAATTCCTACCATTTCTTGAGAAGTGGGAAACAACTCACCATCCAAAGTTGCCCAACGTAACCAAGTCGCATCAACGCCTCTATAATTACCTTCCCAACGCACTAAAGCTAAATTTAAAACTTTGCTTACCAATTGATTTTTCTCATTTAGAGCAATCTGTTGATATGCACCACTATTCAGATCAAAACCTGCAAAATCATTGGGGTTAAACGGGTCATACCAAAAATATTCAGAAACCCGCATTTGATTTTGATAAATCAATTTTTTCTGATTTTTATCATTGTTAGCTGTGGTTTCTGAAAGTAATTCAATTACCACATCTGGGGGTTTTCCTTCTTCCCAAACTACCCAAGAAAGTCTTTCTGTTTTCGGCACACCTAAAACAGCAAAGAAATCTGGACCGCGAAAATCTTGATTTTTTAATTGTGCTAAACTGTAGTAGACAAACATATTGCCACCTACATATCCATCAGCCCTTTGATCTAACCAAGGCTGAATAGTATCAATTAGAACATCCATTTGTAATTTATGTCTTTGTGTCTCCATCGGGATACCATCATCACAAGGAAGTTCTGCCTGGGTGGGTGGCAGTTTAATGCTAGGTACAGCCAAAACAGTTTCTAACATAGCCGTTAAATTTAGTTAGAAATTACTTAATATTTTTATACTAATCTGAAATGATCAGCAATTGGCAAAATTATAAGAAATAATAAGTTTTAAGTGTATCAGCACCATAGAATCAAACTGTACAAGGAAAAGTAAACAAGTCTAAAACCTTTTTTCCCCGTGCCTAATCTCAACGAAAAATTTTAACATCAACCTACCCTGTAGTGGCTAAAATTTTACAGGATTATGATATTGTAGGTAAATCTTACTAATATTCATTTTTATGAAACGTCGAGCTATTGTTAACAGATTATCTCAAAGTGCGATCGCTGCCACCGGAGTCGCAATTGTTGGTGGTTGTCAAAAGGCTCAAAATCAAGCAGCTACAGGTCAAACAGACACCAGTAATCTACCGATAGTTAAATGGCAAATGGCTACAAGTTGGCCATTATCTTTAGAAACCATATTTGGCGGAGCGCAGGTTTTAGCGGAGCGCGTCAAATTTCTCACTAACGGTAAATTTATCATCGAACCCCGTGCGGCTGGAGAAATAGCCCCCGGTTTAGAAGTTCTCAATGTGGTTTCCCAAGGTGCAGTTCAAGCCGGACATACTGCTGCTTATTACTACATCGGTAAAAGTCTTGCTTTAGGATTTGGTACATCAGTACCATTTGGACTCAACGCCCAACAACAAAACGCTTGGTTATATGAAGGAGGAGGTTTAGCCAAACTTCAGGAAATTTACGCACGTAAATTCAATGTGATTCAATTTCCTGCGGGAAATACGGGGACACAAATGGGGGGATGGTTTCGTAACGAAGTCAAAACACTTAATGATCTCAAAGGCTTAAAAATGCGGATTCCCGGTTTAGGTGGGCAAGTTATGGCTAAATTGGGAGTAACGGTACAGACTCTTCCTGGGGGGGAAATCTTCCAAGCGCTACAAACAGGTGCTATTGACGCGGCTGAGTGGGTAGGACCCTACGATGATGAAAAATTGGGTTTAAATAAAGTCGCTAGATTTTATTATTATCCAGGTTGGTGGGAACCAGGTCCAACACTGGAAGTACAAGTTAATTTGGACGAATGGAAAA harbors:
- a CDS encoding TRAP transporter large permease codes for the protein MGFEWLAVLMFVGFFFILMSGFPVAFSFAGTAIAFGLMGTAVGAFNPARLLLLPNSWFGTMSNFTLLAIPFFVFLGAVLEKSGLAEELLETIGIVLSRVRGGLALAVVLVGTVLAATTGVVAATVIVMGMLSLPLMLRYGYDKKLASGVIIASGTLAQLIPPSLVLVILSDQIGVSVGDLFLGALIPGLMLSGSYILYIIGLAFFQPEKVPMIPDDVVIPEGTQLIKQVFKAVVPPIILIFAVLGSIFFGVATPTEAGAVGAVGASILAAFNKRLTPQLIRDAAHSTAVITALVVMILFCSSMFSLVFDALGGKTLITNLLIGLPGGYWGFLIVSNIVIFILGAFLEFIEICFIAMPLLVPAAQALNIDMVWFGVVMAVNLQTAFISPPVGFSLFYLQSVAPKEVSTLDIHKSAIPFIVLQFIVLLIVIIFPQTVRWLIDISATTGV
- a CDS encoding TRAP transporter small permease subunit translates to MRNSKRFAFISKLLRFSQFIDNGADKLGWLSNWLVLLTIGVGFFNVVARYMGRFIGVQLSSNALLELQWYLFSLTFLFGFVYILRHGENVRVDFLYTNMSQKKRALVDFMGTVLFLIPFCLIGIWVTINPVLQSWGRLSDGSWGTWEISSDANGLPRAPIKTMVPVALLLLLLQSISQAIKYLAVLLGYHQVAEQIRLETSENINIE
- a CDS encoding Uma2 family endonuclease; its protein translation is MLETVLAVPSIKLPPTQAELPCDDGIPMETQRHKLQMDVLIDTIQPWLDQRADGYVGGNMFVYYSLAQLKNQDFRGPDFFAVLGVPKTERLSWVVWEEGKPPDVVIELLSETTANNDKNQKKLIYQNQMRVSEYFWYDPFNPNDFAGFDLNSGAYQQIALNEKNQLVSKVLNLALVRWEGNYRGVDATWLRWATLDGELFPTSQEMVGITQQRAEKAELQLRQVAINLLQNGMSVEQVAQLTNLDILEVEKLLN
- a CDS encoding TRAP transporter substrate-binding protein; its protein translation is MKRRAIVNRLSQSAIAATGVAIVGGCQKAQNQAATGQTDTSNLPIVKWQMATSWPLSLETIFGGAQVLAERVKFLTNGKFIIEPRAAGEIAPGLEVLNVVSQGAVQAGHTAAYYYIGKSLALGFGTSVPFGLNAQQQNAWLYEGGGLAKLQEIYARKFNVIQFPAGNTGTQMGGWFRNEVKTLNDLKGLKMRIPGLGGQVMAKLGVTVQTLPGGEIFQALQTGAIDAAEWVGPYDDEKLGLNKVARFYYYPGWWEPGPTLEVQVNLDEWKKLPPQYQAALETAAYQSNTTMLARYDTRNSEALEKLLNTGVQLRAYSQEILEAAEKASFALYDEFADKDADFKAVYEQWKPFRDRMYAWNNLNEGSLTRYAYGKLK